One region of Mycolicibacterium insubricum genomic DNA includes:
- a CDS encoding LppX_LprAFG lipoprotein produces MSSLVAAGTVVALMAGCAPSKKDSLPDGAALVSSSAATTKNVTSAHIEIEITGTIEEMPVQKLSGDLTTVPATAAQGTVDVSMFGQTAKDVPFVVADGLLYAKITGDKYSEVGEAKKYYDPSVILDPNEGLANLLTNFSDAKSEKTEKLNGTVDTVKVSGKVSADAANKLLPQLNATAPIDSTVWISPDGDHNLVRAKISPNANTSVQVTLSNWNKPVTVTKPAQ; encoded by the coding sequence ATGTCCTCGCTGGTTGCCGCCGGCACCGTAGTAGCCCTGATGGCCGGCTGCGCACCGAGCAAGAAGGACTCGCTGCCCGACGGCGCCGCGCTGGTGAGCTCATCGGCCGCGACCACCAAGAACGTGACCAGTGCGCATATCGAGATCGAGATCACCGGCACCATCGAGGAAATGCCGGTGCAGAAGCTCTCGGGTGACCTGACCACCGTGCCGGCCACCGCCGCGCAGGGCACGGTTGACGTGTCGATGTTCGGCCAGACGGCCAAGGACGTGCCGTTCGTCGTCGCCGACGGATTGCTCTACGCCAAGATCACCGGCGACAAGTACTCCGAAGTCGGCGAGGCCAAGAAGTACTACGACCCGTCGGTCATCCTCGATCCGAACGAGGGTCTGGCCAACCTGCTGACCAACTTCTCCGACGCGAAGTCGGAGAAGACCGAGAAGCTCAACGGCACCGTCGACACCGTCAAGGTCAGCGGCAAGGTCAGCGCCGACGCGGCGAACAAGCTGCTGCCGCAGCTCAACGCCACCGCGCCGATCGACAGCACCGTGTGGATCTCTCCCGACGGCGACCACAACCTGGTCCGGGCCAAGATCTCCCCGAACGCCAACACGTCGGTGCAGGTGACCCTGTCGAACTGGAACAAGCCGGTGACCGTCACCAAACCGGCGCAGTAA
- a CDS encoding riboflavin synthase translates to MFTGIVEELGEVVEVQEFADAARFVIRGPLVTADAGHGDSIAVNGVCLTVVDVADGTFSADVMAETLARSSLGGLGLGSPVNLERAAAVNSRLGGHIVQGHVDGTGTVIARTPSQHWEVVRFALPAELAKYLVEKGSITVDGTSLTVSGLGRDADGDWFEVSLIPTTLAATTLGAAVVGTRVNLEVDVLAKYVERLLAAREQPGE, encoded by the coding sequence GTGTTCACCGGAATAGTCGAGGAGCTCGGCGAGGTCGTCGAGGTGCAGGAATTCGCCGATGCGGCCCGATTCGTCATCCGCGGTCCGCTGGTGACCGCCGACGCCGGCCACGGCGATTCGATCGCCGTCAACGGCGTGTGCCTGACGGTCGTGGACGTCGCCGACGGGACGTTCTCCGCCGACGTGATGGCCGAGACGCTGGCCCGGTCCAGTCTGGGCGGACTGGGTCTCGGGTCGCCGGTCAACCTGGAACGCGCGGCCGCCGTCAACAGCCGCCTCGGCGGGCACATCGTGCAGGGGCACGTCGACGGCACCGGCACGGTGATCGCCCGGACCCCGTCGCAGCACTGGGAGGTGGTGCGTTTCGCGCTGCCGGCCGAACTGGCGAAATACCTGGTGGAGAAGGGTTCCATCACGGTCGACGGGACCTCGCTGACGGTGTCGGGCCTGGGCCGCGACGCCGACGGCGACTGGTTCGAGGTGTCGCTGATCCCGACCACGCTGGCGGCGACGACCCTCGGTGCGGCCGTTGTCGGAACCCGGGTCAACCTGGAGGTCGACGTGCTCGCCAAATACGTCGAGCGGTTGCTGGCCGCCCGGGAGCAGCCGGGGGAGTAA